The following are encoded in a window of Candidatus Paceibacterota bacterium genomic DNA:
- a CDS encoding TIGR04013 family B12-binding domain/radical SAM domain-containing protein: MAKPGKLVIALNMNKLNKNSFIAIICALEKEKETEDIPLYFLDSDQVECNSELSKLAEKYEKVIFMWSFASFSSDKILESVKSMKKEVPENIILVAGGPHPSGDPVATLRAGFDHVIIGEGEKTVCDLVKCIMDDGDVSKVKGIGFLKERKFIYTGKQVPVDLSDYSSFSKKHRMIGPLEITRGCPWGCRYCQTSYLFGKVPRHRNIAEVKKYAEKIKSNGMKDIRFVTPNAFSYGSPDGKAVNLKAIEGLLKTVKNVLGEDSRIFFGSFPSEVRPEQVTKEALVLLRKYCNNSNLIIGAQSGSQKILDHIRRGHTVEDIRNAAKLAIENGFNVNVDLIFGLPGENGKDTDKTFRLMDGLIAMGATIHGHAFMPLSGTPFSKEKPAELASRDRKKLKEFEAGKKLYGSWESQHPKA; the protein is encoded by the coding sequence ATGGCAAAACCGGGAAAACTCGTGATCGCGCTGAATATGAACAAGCTTAACAAGAATAGTTTTATCGCGATCATTTGCGCGCTGGAAAAGGAAAAAGAAACCGAAGACATACCTCTATATTTTCTGGATTCGGATCAAGTGGAGTGTAATTCCGAACTTTCAAAACTGGCAGAAAAATATGAAAAGGTCATTTTCATGTGGTCATTCGCTTCATTTTCCTCCGATAAAATTCTCGAAAGTGTAAAGAGTATGAAGAAAGAAGTACCGGAAAATATTATCCTGGTCGCGGGCGGTCCGCATCCGAGCGGTGATCCGGTCGCAACGCTTCGGGCCGGATTCGATCACGTGATCATCGGAGAAGGAGAAAAGACGGTTTGTGATCTTGTAAAATGCATTATGGACGATGGCGATGTTTCAAAAGTAAAAGGTATCGGATTCCTTAAAGAAAGAAAATTCATTTATACCGGAAAACAAGTTCCTGTCGATCTGAGCGATTATTCGTCATTTTCAAAAAAACACAGAATGATCGGACCATTGGAAATTACGCGAGGCTGTCCATGGGGCTGCAGATATTGCCAGACATCATATCTTTTTGGAAAAGTGCCGCGCCATAGGAATATTGCGGAGGTGAAAAAATATGCAGAAAAAATAAAGTCCAATGGAATGAAGGACATAAGGTTCGTGACTCCGAACGCTTTCTCTTATGGCTCTCCGGACGGTAAGGCTGTAAATTTGAAAGCCATTGAAGGTCTTTTGAAAACCGTGAAGAATGTCCTGGGGGAGGATTCCAGGATATTTTTCGGTTCCTTTCCGTCCGAGGTCCGTCCGGAGCAGGTTACAAAAGAAGCACTGGTGCTGTTGAGAAAATACTGCAATAACAGCAATCTGATAATCGGCGCGCAGTCCGGAAGCCAGAAGATCCTGGATCATATAAGAAGAGGGCACACAGTTGAAGATATAAGAAATGCCGCGAAACTCGCAATCGAAAACGGATTCAACGTGAACGTCGATCTTATATTCGGCCTTCCGGGGGAAAATGGGAAAGACACGGATAAAACTTTCCGCCTGATGGATGGTCTGATAGCTATGGGTGCAACGATCCATGGACATGCGTTCATGCCCCTTTCGGGCACGCCATTTTCAAAAGAAAAACCTGCTGAGCTTGCAAGCCGGGACAGAAAGAAGCTGAAGGAATTTGAGGCCGGGAAAAAACTATATGGAAGTTGGGAGAGTCAACACCCTAAAGCTTAG
- a CDS encoding DUF4430 domain-containing protein, giving the protein MKIKKWLAAMTIVSTILPFAGVRADYNKNSAQAYLESHNDSPWSVMALVALEETPSSTEFLASVNGDSAIDYEAPILAITSFGQDPRTFGSTDYVAALKSYHNNGQIGDASTINDDIFGILALVSAGEPLSGTIISDAKSFILGHQNSDGGWGFTVASGSDTNMTSSAILALLASGIESGDSHVQAGLVYLQNSQNSDGGFPYVPGTASDSSSTAWVIWTINALGIDPSGWSKSGNTPVAYLESNESDQGYFKFQSNSSEDGFSATTTAYAVIALQGEYLPVRIVAGSDKKYSFRIEGGAAGICSGEIGAITALDVVKNAKDLCGYSYHITDTSFGPYLDRINNEIASGNTGWMYLVNNIAPSVGASDYKLETNDSVLWYFGDFGLIPERMSLSSGKVGSGQSATVIVESFDGSSWTRLSGAIVHYGVNTANTDINGETTIAPTDGFYKVLAEKPGYIRSETQSLQVGEPSDSVVGLNVNIEKSGQKPPESSVSFVVSTNSLDFGTLAPGASALKNFKIINNGTSDIYVESVVSGDPVFTQNLKLDNEPWDDFGSEIARNSEQSVDAGISIPADYDEEGARSGQMIIWAMAK; this is encoded by the coding sequence ATGAAAATCAAAAAATGGCTGGCAGCCATGACAATTGTTTCCACAATTCTGCCGTTTGCGGGGGTAAGGGCGGACTATAACAAGAATAGCGCACAGGCCTATCTGGAATCGCACAATGATAGTCCATGGAGCGTGATGGCTCTGGTGGCTTTGGAGGAGACGCCTTCATCAACGGAATTTTTGGCGTCTGTGAATGGCGATAGCGCCATCGATTATGAAGCGCCAATTCTGGCTATAACTTCTTTCGGACAAGATCCCCGGACATTCGGTTCGACCGACTATGTCGCCGCTCTGAAAAGTTATCATAACAACGGTCAGATCGGAGACGCTTCCACCATAAACGATGATATATTTGGCATATTGGCGCTCGTATCTGCTGGCGAGCCATTGAGCGGAACGATCATATCTGATGCCAAAAGTTTCATTCTCGGGCATCAAAACAGTGATGGAGGGTGGGGTTTTACTGTTGCGTCAGGATCCGATACGAATATGACGTCCTCGGCGATCCTTGCGCTTCTGGCTTCCGGAATAGAAAGCGGAGATTCTCATGTCCAAGCCGGTCTGGTATATTTACAAAATTCCCAGAATAGTGACGGCGGTTTTCCCTATGTTCCCGGCACTGCTTCGGATTCATCGTCCACCGCATGGGTGATCTGGACGATCAACGCGCTGGGCATAGATCCCTCGGGCTGGAGCAAGTCCGGCAATACACCCGTCGCATATCTCGAGTCGAACGAGAGCGATCAAGGCTATTTCAAATTCCAATCCAATTCAAGTGAAGACGGTTTTTCGGCAACTACGACCGCCTATGCTGTCATTGCTTTGCAAGGCGAATATCTTCCTGTCCGCATCGTTGCCGGATCCGATAAAAAATATTCTTTTCGGATCGAAGGAGGAGCGGCCGGCATCTGCTCGGGAGAAATAGGGGCCATAACGGCGCTCGACGTTGTCAAAAATGCCAAAGATCTTTGCGGATATTCATATCACATAACGGACACAAGTTTCGGGCCGTATCTGGACCGGATCAATAACGAAATTGCTTCCGGAAATACCGGATGGATGTATCTGGTGAACAACATCGCGCCGAGCGTCGGAGCCTCTGACTACAAATTAGAGACAAATGATTCGGTGCTTTGGTATTTCGGCGATTTTGGATTGATTCCCGAGAGAATGAGCCTGTCTTCGGGGAAGGTCGGCAGCGGGCAGTCCGCTACGGTGATCGTTGAGTCATTCGATGGCAGTTCATGGACGCGCCTCTCGGGAGCGATCGTTCATTATGGTGTGAACACGGCGAATACTGACATTAACGGCGAAACGACGATAGCCCCCACTGACGGATTCTATAAAGTACTGGCAGAAAAACCGGGCTATATCAGAAGCGAAACACAATCGCTGCAGGTCGGAGAACCGTCAGATTCCGTTGTGGGTCTGAACGTAAATATCGAAAAGTCGGGTCAAAAACCTCCTGAAAGTTCCGTTTCTTTTGTAGTTTCCACAAACTCTTTGGATTTCGGGACGCTTGCGCCCGGAGCGTCCGCCCTGAAAAACTTCAAGATCATCAATAATGGCACCTCTGACATATATGTTGAATCCGTTGTCAGCGGAGATCCGGTATTCACTCAAAATCTGAAACTGGACAATGAACCATGGGATGATTTCGGATCGGAAATAGCAAGAAATAGCGAGCAAAGCGTTGATGCCGGTATTTCTATTCCTGCGGATTATGACGAGGAGGGAGCAAGGTCCGGGCAAATGATCATTTGGGCTATGGCAAAATAA
- a CDS encoding cation:proton antiporter has translation MSVAFEFDSAARMLLQIAILVSIPCLVWKMKWVNRILPLVVVEILVGVALGPSILGKINPVVFNGLFPKESLPGMELVSLMAVVFLGLMVGMELDAKHFKGKGKAFIAVSLSSILVPFVLAFAVSLWIFGKYPVFAGPNANVWTFALAMGIACGVTALPVLFKTLFDLKLLHSPVGKDSLGFASVNDFVLWILVAILVTVSKPNASFSSVAAILVLTIAFAAFLFKIVKPLLNRMVEGGKLLKIDEKSGKATVPNEQMIWIICPLFVSALITQVIGVHYLLGALLYGLVIPKKITTAIHERIDAVVSEVLLPFFFMLTGLKTQFDIGSTEVWMLFGVMTIVSTVGKIAGTTLPARAVANNTWKDSMMLGGLMNCKGLMEVIVLNIVLAGGIISSVAFSAMIMMALATTAMTKPLVLMVQSAFDRFMETPANIPEPIPEE, from the coding sequence ATGAGTGTAGCATTTGAATTCGATTCTGCCGCAAGAATGCTTTTGCAAATAGCCATTCTTGTGAGCATCCCATGCTTAGTGTGGAAAATGAAATGGGTGAACAGGATCTTGCCCCTTGTGGTCGTGGAAATATTGGTAGGCGTCGCCCTTGGCCCTTCGATCCTGGGAAAGATCAACCCTGTCGTGTTCAATGGTCTTTTCCCGAAAGAGTCTCTTCCGGGAATGGAACTGGTGAGCCTGATGGCTGTTGTTTTCCTGGGACTCATGGTCGGGATGGAACTTGATGCCAAGCATTTCAAGGGAAAAGGAAAAGCATTCATCGCCGTGAGTCTATCAAGCATTTTGGTTCCTTTCGTGCTCGCCTTTGCGGTGAGCCTGTGGATCTTTGGGAAATATCCCGTTTTCGCAGGACCTAATGCGAATGTCTGGACATTTGCCCTGGCCATGGGAATCGCTTGCGGTGTGACAGCGCTTCCAGTGCTGTTCAAGACCCTGTTTGATCTGAAACTTCTTCATTCGCCTGTTGGAAAAGATTCTTTGGGTTTTGCGTCTGTGAACGATTTCGTTCTTTGGATCCTGGTCGCCATATTGGTGACAGTATCGAAGCCGAATGCCAGCTTTTCAAGCGTGGCCGCAATCCTTGTTCTGACAATAGCCTTTGCTGCCTTTCTTTTCAAAATAGTGAAGCCCCTGCTTAACCGTATGGTTGAAGGAGGGAAACTGCTTAAAATTGATGAGAAGAGCGGGAAAGCAACGGTGCCGAACGAGCAGATGATATGGATCATTTGTCCATTATTCGTTTCAGCGCTTATTACTCAGGTCATAGGAGTCCATTATCTTTTGGGAGCATTGCTCTATGGACTTGTGATCCCGAAGAAGATCACAACAGCTATTCATGAAAGAATAGACGCGGTCGTCTCGGAGGTTCTGCTTCCATTTTTCTTCATGCTGACAGGTCTCAAGACCCAGTTCGACATAGGATCAACGGAAGTTTGGATGCTATTCGGCGTTATGACCATAGTTTCAACAGTGGGAAAGATCGCGGGAACGACTCTTCCTGCAAGAGCGGTTGCGAACAACACCTGGAAAGATTCCATGATGCTCGGCGGTCTGATGAATTGCAAAGGACTTATGGAAGTTATTGTACTCAACATAGTACTTGCGGGAGGAATAATATCCTCCGTCGCCTTCTCGGCAATGATCATGATGGCCCTTGCGACTACTGCAATGACAAAGCCTCTTGTTCTCATGGTACAAAGTGCTTTCGATCGCTTCATGGAAACGCCGGCGAATATTCCTGAGCCAATTCCGGAAGAATAA
- a CDS encoding cation:proton antiporter gives MKLHAESLFITQSIILIGLPYAIWRMNKIKKYMPLVVIQILFGILLGPSVLGKLFPSMFETLFPASSLDIINGLAWIAIIFFVFMTGMHLDLNEIRGKGKSFAVVSLSSIFVPFVAATLVGLLIARNYPVFIGTHGTPTTFALALGIAAGITALPVLGAILIDMKLVQDPIGKTALGYATVNDGALWILVSILLTLVQGNMDIASVARTILLAGVYIAALALVVRPFLCGLLKRGMLTNEPDNGQMVLLSCFLLLSSLITDLIGIHYVMGAFAFGAIIPKEMADSIHHKIDTVISVVLLPFFFIITGLKTQFDAGAAEVWILFAIMTVISSSGKIFGTALPARRYGCSWKDALTLGGFMQCNGLMEIVVLSMMLQAGVISPIAFSGMVFMAIATTALTKPSVLLVDKMSARRRIRNNIKPCASANFS, from the coding sequence ATGAAATTGCATGCGGAATCTCTGTTTATTACCCAGTCGATCATTCTGATCGGACTGCCTTATGCCATCTGGCGCATGAATAAGATAAAAAAGTATATGCCCCTGGTGGTAATCCAAATTCTGTTCGGTATTTTGCTCGGACCTTCGGTCTTGGGAAAACTATTCCCGTCGATGTTCGAGACCCTGTTTCCTGCAAGTTCTCTGGATATCATCAACGGGCTTGCCTGGATCGCGATCATTTTTTTCGTATTCATGACCGGAATGCATTTGGATCTGAACGAGATCAGGGGAAAGGGAAAGTCGTTTGCCGTGGTGAGCCTTTCCAGCATATTCGTGCCTTTTGTTGCGGCAACGCTGGTCGGACTTTTGATCGCAAGGAACTATCCTGTTTTCATCGGTACGCATGGAACGCCGACGACTTTTGCGTTGGCCTTGGGCATTGCTGCCGGCATTACAGCTCTTCCGGTCCTTGGCGCGATACTAATCGATATGAAATTAGTGCAGGATCCGATCGGAAAAACCGCTTTGGGATATGCAACTGTAAATGATGGCGCTCTTTGGATCCTTGTTTCCATTCTTCTGACTTTAGTGCAAGGAAATATGGATATTGCGAGTGTGGCCCGGACCATTCTTCTGGCCGGTGTTTATATCGCAGCACTTGCGCTGGTTGTGAGGCCCTTTTTATGTGGACTTTTGAAGCGCGGAATGCTGACCAATGAACCGGATAACGGGCAAATGGTGCTTCTTTCGTGTTTCCTGCTCCTGTCTTCTCTTATAACCGATCTTATCGGAATTCATTATGTTATGGGGGCGTTTGCCTTTGGCGCGATCATCCCGAAAGAGATGGCAGATTCCATACATCACAAAATTGATACTGTGATCTCTGTGGTCCTTCTTCCGTTCTTTTTCATTATTACGGGACTTAAGACCCAATTCGATGCGGGTGCGGCGGAGGTATGGATCCTATTTGCGATCATGACCGTCATATCCTCGAGCGGGAAAATATTTGGAACGGCTCTTCCTGCGAGAAGATACGGTTGCAGCTGGAAGGATGCTCTGACTCTCGGAGGGTTCATGCAGTGCAATGGCCTTATGGAGATCGTGGTGCTTTCTATGATGCTTCAGGCCGGCGTCATCAGTCCGATCGCATTTTCCGGAATGGTGTTTATGGCCATAGCGACGACTGCGCTGACAAAACCATCGGTTCTTTTGGTGGATAAAATGTCCGCTCGCCGCCGCATACGAAATAATATAAAACCTTGCGCTTCTGCAAACTTTTCCTGA